In Phaseolus vulgaris cultivar G19833 chromosome 10, P. vulgaris v2.0, whole genome shotgun sequence, a single genomic region encodes these proteins:
- the LOC137819004 gene encoding LOW QUALITY PROTEIN: uncharacterized protein (The sequence of the model RefSeq protein was modified relative to this genomic sequence to represent the inferred CDS: deleted 2 bases in 1 codon; substituted 1 base at 1 genomic stop codon): MVTPKEHIEEIRKNKFSIGKDPNPLIEDLHQAVKNLSVELYTKDVHFLMELIQNAEDNLYSKGVKPSLEFIITSKDITATGAPATLLIFNNEKGFSPKNIESVCSVGRSTKKGNRSSGYIGEKGIGFKSVFLVTTQPYIFSNGYQIRFNEKPCPQCGLGYIVPEWIEEKPTLQDIKKIYGGGVDLLPTTTIVLPLKPDKVTPVKLQLSNFHPEVLLFLAKIRHLSVREHKEDSKENKVSAISISSEVNFVSRKNMNAESYTLNLTAVENGVSDKECSYYMWKQKFPVRLENVVERRKDVEEWVVTLAFPHQDRLNRGMSSSGVYAFLPTEMVTNFPFIIQADFVLASSRETILMDDKWNRGILKCVPTAFVDSFKTLILGSDQAPVSTLANMFKFIPIRSSPYEKLNYVREKIKEKLLEENIIPIETYKKQKHFCKSHEVGRLLPEFWNVLNDAQAEGIQLDNLSYGKRKILSSALDMSQYDGILEFLGVEHVKARWYAKCIQSSNFVDRLSEKLYLKLLLFIATNWDSFFGESNMTDIPLLKYVCSDGSLSHCSVYDCGNGSIQLVQADSKKSCPRSWLISWNRLFSCVTDQYFIPEFTQHAILTFPQRTTLLDWLENEVRFNTLNVYDFAENLCSSIGNNSKLAVIYANFLYHSFSKNYISSFEVDALCESMPIVDKYGNVNESRNKVLVPARVSNWAKLMVSNPWVNQNYVEMGEVYLNRSTYAGQSTDHQKLIEFMTDHLGASDIPDLYPPNAGFSAADTRLTKENAFLFLRWIKNQNSKLGGIPQRFLECIKNGSWLKVTVNGWMPPSKSFLIESSLGKTLESCSSLVDIPLVDETFYGSRIHHYKKELQTVGVMLSYEEACEFIGKELMHRAENYNLSRNRVILMLEFIKCQRERVLPLDKFVNSIKKGKWLKTSLGLRSPKGSVLYDEEWKIASQISAIRFIDRTYFGKEIYNFKEELMLLGVIVGFSRNYQVVIDHLKLPSNFASLNAEAFLLLMECVKFSSASVELVNSIKTASCLKTNMGFKVPGDCFLSDPVWGCILEVFGGLPVIDKKFFGERIFSYKGELKQIGVVVDFEEAIKEFVGQFKQKASDDSFSQQHVKSFLSCHRLLKGTEYKFPADLLATVRSEKWLLTRIGGYSVPRDCILDGVSWKSISSITCLPFIDDSDNCYGTEIHEYKEELKSFGVVTELKDRVKFVLKYLNFPSDPSSIAPESVFSFLECIRLLLKGAVSPHDEAFRKRLSTNWLKTHDGYRSPDQCVLFDSKWGVYFKPTDGLFIDANFYGPQISSYKEELKEIGVIVDLEEGCVLAAKYLDSLCDFNTIMEIYRYLREHCKPQDIGTTKIWIPESAKWVHAKECVIHDTDNLFASKFYVLEDIYDKKILPFFSLKMEVRTKPSVDDYVNLWNEWESSVEQLSYDKCHKFWLFMLHHFTLHTEKKLSERFLKLPATSGNNDIFLLEKKDVFIPDNLHLKRLFEMEKVFVWYPQNLVPSSRNDLSDLYRKIGARSVSECICTEYPSLPNVVELKQIDAANVCNVKVLVKLILGFLACSSLKMEPNKRHEAVKGLLNLSFFEIKDSINVSYSLSLSSGNIITKRENRMVRWESQSSMFSPKXTGMVKAGLVKYATYFSEAISEGVLMENHDHVALLSELIRLAFLLKFNEEAIDFLMDSKNLQIFCEDDDFLSSVFGSTSIYAKCFYEITSRILWKTWKR; the protein is encoded by the exons ATGGTTACACCAAAGGAGCACATTGAAGAAATACGAAAGAACAAATTTTCCATTGGCAAAGATCCAAACCCTTTGATTGAAGATTTGCACCAAGCTGTCAAAAATCTGTCTGTTGAGCTTTATACCAAAGATGTTCACTTTCTGATGGAACTCATTCAG AATGCAGAAGATAATTTGTACTCTAAAGGAGTGAAACCTTCACTGGAGTTCATCATTACATCCAAGGACATTACAGCTACTGGTGCTCCAGCTACACTACTGATATTCAACAATGAAAAGGGTTTCTCCCCCAAAAACATTGAATCTGTATGCAGTGTTGGACGCTCCACAAAGAAAGGCAACAGAAGCAGTGGTTACATTGGAGAAAAAG GAATTGGGTTCAAGAGTGTGTTTCTGGTTACCACTCAGCCTTATATTTTCAGCAATGGATATCAGATACGCTTCAATGAGAAGCCTTGTCCACAATGTGGCCTTGGGTATATAGTTCCTGAGTGGATTGAGGAGAAGCCAACGCTTCAAGACATAAAGAAGATATATGGTGGTGGAGTTGATTTGCTTCCAACTACAACAATTGTCTTACCTCTGAAGCCAGATAAAGTCACTCCTGTGAAACTGCAGTTATCAAACTTTCATCCAGAAGTTCTCTTGTTTCTTGCGAAGATCAGACATCTTTCTGTCAGAGAACATAAAGAGGATTCCAAGGAAAATAAAGTCAGTGCAATATCTATTTCTAGTGAGGTTAACTTTGTTTCCAGGAAAAACATGAATGCTGAGTCCTACACTCTGAACTTAACCGCTGTGGAAAATGGTGTTTCTGATAAGGAATGCAGCTACTATATGTGGAAGCAAAAGTTTCCTGTGAGGTTGGAAAATGTGGTTGAAAGGAGAAAGGATGTGGAGGAGTGGGTTGTTACATTAGCCTTCCCACATCAGGATAGGCTTAATAGGGGAATGAGCTCATCTGGGGTCTATGCTTTTCTTCCCACAGAAATGGTCACTAATTTCCCATTCATAATTCAAGCAGATTTTGTCTTGGCATCTTCTAGGGAAACAATTCTCATGGATGACAAGTGGAACCGTGGAATACTAAAATGTGTTCCAACAGCTTTCGTAGATTCATTCAAAACCCTTATCTTAGGGTCAGATCAAGCTCCTGTTTCCACTTTGGCAAACATGTTCAAATTCATTCCAATCAGAAGTTCTCCATACGAGAAGTTAAACTATGTGAGGgagaaaataaaagagaaactgcttgaagaaaatattattccCATAGAGACGTACAAGAAGCAGAAGCACTTCTGTAAATCACATGAAGTAGGACGGCTTCTGCCTGAGTTCTGGAATGTTTTGAATGATGCTCAGGCTGAAGGAATACAGTTGGACAACCTATCTTATGGTAAAAGGAAAATCTTGAGTTCTGCTCTTGATATGAGTCAGTATGATGGCATACTCGAGTTTTTAGGTGTAGAACATGTTAAAGCTCGCTGGTATGCAAAGTGCATTCAGAGTTCCAATTTTGTGGATAGATTATCTGAAAAATTATATCTGAAGCTTTTACTCTTTATTGCCACAAATTGGGACTCGTTCTTTGGTGAGTCCAACATGACGGACATTCCATTGCTTAAGTATGTGTGTTCTGATGGGAGTCTGTCACATTGCAGTGTTTATGATTGTGGAAATGGGTCCATACAATTGGTTCAGGCAGATTCCAAAAAGTCTTGTCCTCGTTCTTGGCTTATTAGTTGGAACAGGCTATTTTCTTGTGTAACCGATCAATATTTTATCCCAGAATTTACTCAGCATGCTATCTTAACTTTTCCCCAAAGGACTACTTTGCTGGATTGGCTAGAAAATGAAGTCCGATTTAATACTTTGAATGTGTATGACTTTGCAGAAAATCTTTGCAGCTCCATAGGAAACAACTCCAAGCTTGCCGTTATATATGCCAATTTCCTATATCATTCTTTTTCCAAAAATTACATTTCCAGCTTTGAAGTTGACGCACTCTGTGAGTCTATGCCAATTGTGGACAAGTATGGCAATGTGAATGAATCTAGAAATAAGGTTCTTGTGCCAGCTAGAGTAAGCAATTGGGCAAAGTTGATGGTGTCAAATCCTTGGGTGAATCAAAATTATGTTGAGATGGGAGAGGTATACTTGAATAGGTCTACTTATGCGGGTCAATCTACAGACCACCAGAAGCTCATAGAATTCATGACTGATCACCTTGGTGCTTCTGATATTCCAGATTTATACCCTCCCAATGCTGGATTTTCTGCGGCAGATACACGACTTACAAAAGAGAATGCCTTTTTGTTCTTGCGTTGGATTAAGAACCAAAATTCCAAGTTAGGTGGTATACCACAGAGATTCCTAGAATGCATAAAGAATGGCAGCTGGCTCAAAGTTACAGTCAATGGATGGATGCCACCTTCAAAGTCATTTCTAATTGAATCATCTTTGGGAAAAACTCTGGAAAGTTGTTCTTCTCTTGTGGACATTCCACTCGTTGATGAGACGTTCTATGGAAGTCGGATACATCACTATAAGAAGGAACTGCAAACTGTTGGTGTGATGCTCAGTTATGAGGAGGCTTGCGAATTCATTGGAAAAGAATTAATGCATAGAGCAGAAAATTACAATTTAAGCCGCAACCGTGTTATTTTGATGCTTGAATTCATTAAATGTCAGAGGGAACGTGTTCTTCCTTTAGACAAATTTGTTAACAGCATCAAAAAAGGTAAGTGGTTAAAGACATCTCTTGGTCTCAGGTCTCCCAAGGGATCTGTGTTATATGATGAGGAATGGAAAATTGCTTCACAAATTAGTGCTATTCGTTTTATTGATAGAACTTATTTTGGTAAggaaatttataatttcaaagAGGAGCTTATGTTGCTTGGTGTGATTGTTGGCTTTAGTAGAAACTATCAAGTTGTCATTGATCATTTAAAATTACCATCAAACTTTGCCAGTTTGAATGCTGAGGCGTTTCTGTTGTTGATGGAATGTGTAAAGTTTTCCTCTGCCTCGGTTGAACTTGTGAATTCAATCAAGACAGCAAGCTGCCTGAAGACTAACATGGGTTTCAAAGTTCCAGGTGATTGTTTTTTGTCTGATCCTGTATGGGGCTGCATTTTGGAGGTATTTGGTGGTCTTCCTGTGATTGATAAAAAGTTCTTCGGAGAGAGGATTTTCAGTTACAAAGGTGAATTGAAGCAAATAGGGGTGGTGGTTGACTTTGAGGAAGCTATCAAAGAATTTGTTGGTCAGTTCAAACAGAAGGCATCTGATGATTCCTTTAGCCAACAACACGTGAAATCGTTTCTTTCATGTCACAGACTGCTGAAGGGAACTGAATATAAATTTCCTGCTGATCTCTTAGCGACCGTACGAAGTGAGAAGTGGTTGCTTACCAGGATTGGTGGCTATAGTGTTCCAAGAGATTGCATTCTTGATGGTGTGTCATGGAAATCTATTTCTTCAATAACTTGTCTTCCTTTCATTGATGACAGTGACAACTGTTATGGTACAGAAATTCATGAGTACAAGGAAGAGCTGAAGAGCTTTGGTGTTGTTACTGAATTGAAAGATAGGGTGAAGTTTGTgcttaaatatttgaattttcctTCAGATCCCTCCTCCATTGCTCCTGAAAGTGTCTTTTCTTTTCTGGAGTGTATTCGACTTCTACTCAAAGGGGCTGTGTCGCCCCATGATGAAGCCTTCAGAAAAAGATTGTCTACAAACTGGTTGAAAACACATGATGGTTATAGGTCTCCAGATCAGTGTGTGTTGTTCGATTCCAAGTGGGGTGTGTACTTCAAGCCAACTGATGGGCTTTTCATTGATGCCAATTTTTATGGTCCCCAAATTTCATCTTACAAAGAAGAACTCAAAGAAATAGGAGTCATAGTTGACCTTGAGGAGGGATGTGTTTTGGCTGCTAAGTACCTTGACTCTCTCTGTGATTTTAACACTATCATGGAAATATACAG GTACTTGCGTGAACACTGCAAACCTCAGGATATAGGAACCACAAAGATTTGGATACCAGAAAGTGCAAAGTGGGTGCATGCAAAAGAATGTGTGATACATGATACTGATAATCTTTTTGCTTCCAAATTTTATGTTCTAGAAGATATCTATGATAAGAAGATTCTTCCCTTTTTCTCCTTAAAGATGGAAGTCAGGACTAAGCCCTCAGTTGATGATTATGTCAACCTTTGGAATGAATGGGAGAGTTCAGTGGAACAGCTGTCATACGACAAGTGCCATAAGTTCTGGTTATTTATGTTACACCATTTTACCTTACATACTGAGAAAAAACTTTCTGAAAGGTTCCTGAAGCTTCCTGCTACTTCAGGCAACAATGATATATTCTTACTAGAGAAGAAAGATGTTTTCATTCCTGACAACCTTCATCTGAAGAGGCTATTTGAGATGGAGAAAGTCTTCGTCTGGTATCCTCAGAACTTGGTGCCATCATCTAGGAATGATTTATCTGATTTGTACAGAAAGATTGGTGCTCGAAGTGTCTCTGAGTGTATATGCACTGAATATCCCTCACTGCCGAATGTTGTTGAACTTAAGCAGATTGATGCTGCTAATGTTTGTAATGTGAAGGTGTTGGTGAAACTTATTCTTGGTTTTCTTGCTTGTTCCAGCCTTAAAATGGAACCAAACAAGAGGCATGAAGCTGTCAAAGGTCTACTCAACTTAAGTTTCTTTGAAATCAAAGATTCAATAAATGTAAGTTATAGTTTGTCATTATCATCAGGGAACATCATTACCAAAAGGGAAAACAGAATGGTTCGTTGGGAGAGTCAAAGTTCAATGTTTTCACCCAAATGAACTGGCATGGTGAAA GCTGGCTTGGTGAAGTATGCAACATATTTTTCAGAAGCCATATCAGAGGGTGTTTTGATGGAGAATCACGATCATGTTGCTCTACTCTCTGAGCTCATCAGATTGGCTTTTTTGctgaagttcaatgaggaggcAATTGACTTCCTCATGGACTCCAAGAACTTGCAGATTTTCTGTGAGGATGATGACTTCCTCAGTTCTGTATTTGGATCCACAAGTATTTATG CAAAGTGTTTCTATGAGATCACATCCAGAATTTTGTGGAAGACATGGAAGAGATAA